One Ignavibacteria bacterium genomic window carries:
- a CDS encoding glycosyltransferase, with product MLKSDDIHKPFGISFISSFVPRQCGIATFTNDLATSINTNSEYHINITALNDIPEGYKYSPDVKFEIKDKSVNDFKEAAYYLNLSESDVINIQHEFGLYGGDAGSNILHLVERLNKPSVATLHTVLENPSKEELKIIKELSEHTSFLVVMSQRAVEMLNEIYGIPMEKIKYIPHGAHDVPFLDTAYYKDKFRLSEKKVILTFGLLGPGKGLEDVINSLPVVIKKYPDIMYIVLGATHPNVKRQFGESYRNSLENLVKKNELENNVMFINRFVSTKELLEFLLMSDIYVSPYHHKEQIVSGTLTYALASGKAVISTPYWYAEEALSEGRGILVPPKNPEAIGKALSDLLLNENKRNRFRKKAYDWGRQMIWSNVGKMYSQTFYEAIEEFKSRSIPYIRLAKTKTLPSLPDVNLNHLKNLTDDTGIIQHASYSIPNPNEGYCTDDNARALLTAVLYKMIYNDESIDSYINKYLMFVSYSFNKETGLFRNFMSYDRKWLEETGSEDCNGRVIYTLGYLIKNLSSQSILGLVNSLFEQSIKNMVNFKSPRAISYVIIGCVFYLNKFSGASEIKNICNVLIDRLHKCYTDTRTDDWQWFENKLTYVNSRLSQALLMGGHYKNDKKMIADALESLEWLYDQLYDKEKNCLSLVGNEGWYVKGGTKAKYDQQPVEIPGIIDACFLAFLITKDNKWINRLSVAFTWFLGNNDRQETLCDFATGACYDGLTINMVNQNQGAESTLSWLQSLLRMNRISQELQID from the coding sequence ATGTTGAAGTCAGATGACATTCATAAACCTTTCGGAATATCATTCATATCTTCCTTCGTTCCCCGCCAATGCGGGATAGCTACCTTTACAAACGATTTAGCCACATCAATTAACACAAACAGTGAGTACCATATAAACATCACTGCGCTAAATGATATTCCTGAAGGTTATAAATATTCTCCCGATGTTAAATTTGAAATCAAAGATAAAAGTGTCAATGATTTTAAAGAAGCCGCTTATTATCTGAACTTATCTGAATCCGATGTAATAAACATTCAGCATGAATTTGGTTTATATGGCGGTGATGCCGGCTCAAATATTTTACATCTCGTAGAGCGTCTGAATAAGCCGTCTGTAGCAACACTTCATACTGTACTTGAGAATCCCTCAAAGGAAGAACTGAAAATTATAAAGGAGCTTAGCGAACACACGAGCTTTCTTGTTGTAATGTCTCAACGCGCAGTTGAGATGCTGAATGAAATTTACGGCATCCCGATGGAAAAAATTAAATACATTCCTCATGGCGCGCATGATGTTCCTTTTCTTGATACGGCATATTATAAAGACAAATTCCGCTTATCTGAAAAGAAGGTTATTCTGACTTTTGGACTTCTCGGACCGGGCAAAGGTCTTGAAGATGTAATAAATTCTTTACCAGTAGTAATAAAAAAATATCCCGACATAATGTATATCGTTTTAGGTGCAACACATCCAAACGTCAAACGTCAATTTGGTGAGTCTTACCGCAATTCTCTTGAAAATCTTGTTAAGAAAAATGAACTCGAAAATAATGTAATGTTCATTAACAGGTTTGTAAGCACAAAAGAGCTTCTTGAGTTTCTCTTGATGAGCGATATTTATGTGAGTCCTTACCATCATAAGGAACAGATTGTTTCGGGAACATTAACATATGCGCTTGCAAGCGGCAAAGCAGTTATCTCTACTCCCTATTGGTACGCTGAGGAAGCATTAAGCGAGGGCAGGGGAATACTTGTTCCTCCTAAAAATCCCGAAGCAATTGGTAAGGCTTTATCAGACTTGCTGCTCAATGAAAATAAACGCAATCGTTTCAGAAAGAAGGCATATGACTGGGGAAGACAAATGATCTGGTCAAACGTGGGCAAAATGTATTCGCAGACCTTTTATGAAGCAATCGAAGAGTTTAAAAGCAGGTCTATTCCTTATATCCGCCTGGCAAAAACAAAAACTTTACCGTCATTGCCGGATGTAAACTTAAATCATTTAAAAAATCTGACAGACGATACGGGAATTATACAACATGCGTCATATTCCATTCCAAACCCAAATGAAGGTTATTGCACTGACGATAATGCGCGGGCTTTGCTTACTGCTGTTTTATATAAAATGATTTATAATGATGAATCAATCGACAGTTATATTAATAAATATCTTATGTTTGTTTCTTATTCATTCAATAAAGAAACCGGATTATTCAGAAACTTTATGTCTTATGACCGTAAATGGCTTGAAGAAACCGGCTCGGAAGATTGTAACGGCAGAGTAATTTATACTTTGGGTTATTTAATAAAAAATTTATCATCTCAATCAATATTAGGACTTGTTAATTCTTTGTTTGAACAAAGCATTAAAAATATGGTAAATTTCAAATCTCCACGCGCAATATCTTATGTAATCATAGGGTGTGTCTTTTATCTCAACAAATTTTCAGGAGCATCCGAAATTAAAAACATCTGCAATGTGTTAATTGACAGGCTGCATAAATGTTATACTGATACCAGAACTGACGATTGGCAGTGGTTTGAAAATAAACTTACTTATGTTAATTCGCGTCTGTCGCAAGCATTGCTTATGGGAGGTCATTATAAAAATGATAAGAAAATGATTGCGGACGCTCTGGAATCTCTTGAATGGCTTTATGACCAGCTTTATGACAAAGAAAAAAATTGTTTATCTCTTGTCGGCAACGAAGGGTGGTATGTTAAAGGCGGAACAAAGGCGAAATATGACCAGCAGCCGGTTGAGATTCCCGGGATTATCGATGCTTGTTTTCTGGCGTTTCTTATTACAAAAGATAACAAATGGATTAACCGTCTAAGCGTCGCATTTACATGGTTTTTAGGAAATAATGACCGTCAGGAAACGTTATGCGATTTCGCTACAGGCGCATGTTATGACGGATTAACAATAAATATGGTCAACCAAAACCAGGGCGCAGAATCAACATTATCCTGGCTTCAGTCGTTATTACGAATGAACAGAATCAGTCAGGAACTCCAGATAGACTAA
- a CDS encoding YihY/virulence factor BrkB family protein: protein MIRFKTIWSLLVETYNQLLDDKGFKMAAALSYYAAFSLGPLLIIVIAVAGFFFSEEAATGQIIRQMDDLMGRDGAELVQTIIKGASNTSTGIFATIISVILLILGSVGVFIELHESLNIIWGVELKPGRGIWGFIKNRLVSFSMVVASGFVLLISLIINSAITLLSEYFSNMFGLALPLAQVLNMLSAFVIITVVFALMFKYLPDVVIEWKYVWIGAGITSLLFSIGKYLIGLYLGNTSFSSTYGASASLAVLFIWIYYSGIILFLGAEFTQVYRSRYGKCPLKEGVDGVIIPKVSELIKKSVEKEEAKTHKY from the coding sequence ATGATTCGGTTCAAAACCATATGGTCACTTCTTGTTGAGACATATAATCAGCTTTTAGATGATAAAGGTTTCAAGATGGCTGCGGCATTGTCTTATTATGCTGCATTTTCTTTGGGACCATTACTAATAATTGTAATTGCGGTAGCAGGATTTTTCTTTAGCGAAGAAGCCGCAACAGGTCAGATTATAAGACAGATGGACGACCTTATGGGAAGAGACGGCGCGGAGCTTGTTCAGACGATTATCAAAGGAGCTTCAAATACTTCAACCGGAATTTTTGCTACAATCATAAGTGTAATTTTATTAATATTAGGTTCAGTGGGAGTATTCATTGAACTTCATGAATCTTTGAATATTATTTGGGGAGTAGAGCTTAAACCGGGCAGGGGAATATGGGGCTTCATTAAAAACCGTCTCGTATCATTTTCAATGGTAGTGGCTTCAGGATTTGTTTTGCTTATATCATTAATAATAAACTCAGCCATTACACTGCTAAGTGAATATTTTTCAAACATGTTTGGCTTGGCATTACCGTTAGCACAGGTTTTAAATATGCTTTCTGCATTTGTAATAATTACAGTTGTATTTGCTTTAATGTTCAAATATTTGCCTGATGTGGTTATAGAATGGAAATATGTCTGGATTGGCGCAGGAATTACATCCCTTTTGTTTTCAATAGGAAAATATTTAATCGGATTATATTTAGGTAACACATCATTCAGCTCCACTTATGGAGCTTCAGCATCTCTTGCAGTGTTGTTCATCTGGATATATTATTCGGGTATAATTTTATTTTTGGGGGCAGAGTTTACACAGGTTTACAGAAGCCGTTACGGAAAGTGTCCTTTGAAAGAAGGTGTTGATGGCGTAATTATCCCGAAGGTATCTGAATTGATTAAAAAATCTGTAGAAAAAGAAGAAGCAAAAACACACAAGTATTAA
- a CDS encoding AarF/UbiB family protein: MGLSLKPQYLKRYKNIAKLLIKYGRADLISSAGLEEVVLNEDKKQEVTEEIDRLPNDLEELGPAYVKLGQFFSTRSDMLPAQYVEVLQRLQDKVKPFDFKIIKEIVEDEIGMRFSKAFLEFDEEPLGSASIGQVHRAVLKNGKPVVVKVQRPDIREEIAADIDAFKEIAGFLNEHTDFGKRFMLAGTIEEFKKTVLRELDYRNEIQNLKVLANNLKEFKNIVVPLSVEDYSSSKVLTMDIIRGKKITSVSPLRKLELNGKALAETVFQAYMKQIMIDGFYHSDPHPGNVFITDDNKIALLDLGMVGYVSNEMQNNLLHILLAIGDGRGDEVADYAMKVGNPDEDVNKQEFKSKISELVAQQKSTSLENLEMGRIILEVTKVCGENGMVLPNEFAMLGKTLLNLDKVGKILDPDFNPNSSIRRNADDLMRKKLFKSATSKKSYDVLLDSKEFIEKLPSRVNNILDKVSNNELELKVKSIDEVYLMNGLQKIANRIAIGLILAALIIGASNLMNVETDFTLFGYPGVAMIFFLIAIAGSITLAMKIMFSDEHTSKKKQRKLSEN, translated from the coding sequence ATGGGACTATCACTCAAACCACAGTATTTAAAACGATACAAAAACATAGCAAAGCTTCTTATAAAATATGGCAGGGCAGACTTGATTTCCTCAGCCGGTCTCGAAGAAGTCGTTCTTAATGAAGATAAAAAGCAGGAAGTAACTGAAGAAATTGACCGGTTACCTAATGACCTTGAAGAATTAGGGCCTGCTTATGTTAAGCTCGGACAGTTTTTTTCGACCCGTTCTGATATGCTCCCTGCTCAGTATGTTGAAGTTCTACAGCGCTTACAGGATAAGGTAAAGCCGTTTGATTTTAAAATAATAAAAGAAATTGTTGAAGATGAAATCGGAATGCGATTCTCAAAAGCATTTCTGGAATTTGATGAAGAACCGCTTGGCTCGGCTTCAATCGGACAGGTTCATAGAGCTGTTTTAAAAAACGGCAAGCCGGTTGTTGTTAAGGTTCAGCGTCCTGACATACGGGAAGAAATCGCAGCAGACATAGATGCATTTAAAGAAATTGCAGGTTTTTTAAACGAGCATACTGATTTTGGAAAAAGATTTATGCTGGCAGGAACAATTGAAGAATTTAAAAAAACCGTTTTAAGAGAGCTTGATTACAGAAATGAAATTCAAAATCTTAAAGTTTTAGCAAACAATTTAAAAGAATTTAAAAACATTGTCGTTCCACTGTCTGTTGAAGATTATTCTTCTTCGAAAGTCTTAACAATGGATATCATAAGAGGTAAGAAAATTACTTCAGTTAGTCCTTTAAGAAAACTCGAACTTAACGGGAAAGCGCTTGCTGAAACCGTATTTCAGGCATATATGAAACAAATAATGATTGACGGTTTTTATCATTCAGACCCGCATCCCGGCAATGTATTTATAACAGACGATAATAAAATTGCTTTGCTCGATTTAGGAATGGTAGGATATGTGTCAAATGAAATGCAGAATAATCTTCTGCATATTCTTCTTGCAATCGGTGACGGAAGAGGTGATGAAGTTGCAGATTATGCAATGAAAGTTGGGAACCCTGATGAAGATGTGAATAAGCAGGAATTTAAAAGTAAAATTAGTGAGCTTGTAGCACAGCAAAAATCCACTAGTTTAGAAAATCTTGAAATGGGAAGAATAATTCTGGAAGTTACCAAAGTTTGCGGTGAGAACGGAATGGTGCTTCCCAATGAATTTGCAATGCTTGGAAAAACTTTATTGAATCTTGATAAGGTCGGAAAAATCTTAGACCCCGATTTTAATCCGAACTCTTCCATTCGCCGCAACGCCGATGATTTAATGCGTAAAAAATTATTTAAATCGGCAACTTCAAAGAAGTCTTATGACGTTCTTCTCGACTCAAAGGAATTTATTGAAAAACTGCCTTCAAGGGTTAATAATATATTAGATAAAGTTTCAAATAATGAACTCGAGCTTAAAGTTAAATCAATTGATGAAGTTTATCTGATGAATGGTTTGCAGAAAATTGCAAATCGCATTGCGATAGGATTGATTTTAGCTGCTCTCATAATTGGAGCTTCAAACTTAATGAATGTTGAAACTGATTTTACATTATTTGGTTACCCCGGTGTTGCCATGATTTTCTTTTTAATCGCAATCGCGGGCAGTATTACATTAGCAATGAAGATAATGTTTTCTGATGAACACACATCAAAGAAAAAACAGCGTAAATTGTCAGAAAATTGA
- a CDS encoding outer membrane beta-barrel protein, with the protein MNNNRIKILLLILSVFFISNTAYSQKFRLGPIIGLTAPTGDYSGTTMEYYAGTRYGMNSGVNFGALFKAGMGPFNLRVSATYAPLSNTGQAEPGEGFIDVKSDLLSFSIGPEFELTSIPTSIKPYLGADLLISSISGRTTFTDADFIPDGTYDMQSATRIGLGLGGGFEYGLGTGVLDIGIRYNLINLFGKKFEDVNPTATRRLDSYLSLNDDPDPLAGSPTSVHPISTSRSISVIQVNVSYLFGF; encoded by the coding sequence ATGAATAATAATAGAATCAAAATCTTATTGTTAATTCTATCAGTGTTCTTTATCAGTAATACAGCATACTCACAAAAGTTTCGTCTTGGTCCTATAATTGGACTTACTGCTCCGACGGGAGATTATTCCGGTACCACTATGGAATATTATGCAGGCACAAGATATGGAATGAACTCGGGAGTAAATTTCGGAGCGTTGTTTAAAGCAGGTATGGGACCTTTTAATCTTCGTGTTTCAGCAACATATGCACCTTTGAGCAATACCGGACAAGCAGAACCGGGTGAAGGTTTCATTGATGTGAAAAGCGATTTACTAAGTTTTTCTATCGGACCTGAATTCGAGCTGACTTCAATTCCTACTTCCATAAAACCGTATCTGGGTGCCGATTTACTGATTTCGTCGATAAGCGGAAGGACGACTTTTACGGACGCAGATTTTATTCCTGACGGCACATATGATATGCAAAGTGCAACCCGTATAGGACTGGGCTTAGGTGGAGGATTTGAATATGGTCTCGGAACAGGGGTTCTCGACATTGGAATAAGGTATAATCTTATCAATCTGTTCGGGAAAAAGTTTGAAGATGTAAACCCTACGGCAACAAGGCGGCTTGATTCATATCTTTCATTAAATGATGACCCTGACCCGCTTGCAGGCAGCCCTACATCAGTTCATCCGATAAGCACAAGCAGAAGTATTTCAGTAATTCAGGTTAACGTATCATATCTATTCGGATTTTAA
- a CDS encoding DUF6600 domain-containing protein has translation MSSCSKENSEKINTADNQNLEVAEIPADDISEKDEDLLTVDYKVFYDELAPHGEWIEVTGKELGLDLKKEAGSGANKNSNHRRISLSQFFGINDAYAADFEFGSFFVWQPSPNLAVGITAGDAAAAPVYYTPYTNGQWVYSNYGWYFKAPTAHEEIVHHYGRWVYSPAIGWAWMPGRVWSPAWVEWREDDVNIAWSPIPPSVYIVANEIPVIPVYEDTYVIVEKRYFVEPVVYNYIYTDKEYKKLLKSMRRPKGVVIVNNVIVNQGPAVLDIERYHGSSIGVVKVHKVDNIRDIQFTGTELSVFTPQFRRVKAKGNLTYNHFPPKKYTKYDETSLRNENQKRIESASKNNKSDKNFDKNKNDNAGRNEKINKNAFEKKNDNSKGNDKNRIDNKNNNKKRDEIKKENNKKQRDINKGNDGKQNRKSNGVKENKKSRGNDNSNGKQERKQERKNDSKKSNDKKRSYYDDESNYNVKNTRNGKT, from the coding sequence TTGAGTTCCTGTTCAAAGGAGAACAGTGAAAAAATTAATACGGCAGATAATCAAAATCTCGAAGTTGCAGAGATTCCTGCCGATGACATTTCTGAAAAAGACGAAGATCTTTTAACAGTAGATTACAAAGTTTTTTATGACGAGCTTGCACCTCATGGTGAATGGATTGAGGTAACCGGAAAAGAATTAGGTTTGGACTTGAAGAAAGAAGCAGGTTCCGGTGCTAATAAAAATTCAAACCACAGGAGAATATCACTTTCACAGTTTTTCGGAATAAATGACGCTTATGCTGCAGATTTTGAGTTCGGGTCATTTTTTGTATGGCAACCCTCACCGAACTTAGCAGTCGGAATAACCGCAGGCGATGCTGCAGCCGCTCCGGTTTATTATACGCCTTATACAAACGGGCAATGGGTTTATTCTAATTATGGTTGGTATTTCAAAGCTCCAACTGCACATGAAGAAATTGTGCACCATTACGGAAGATGGGTTTATTCTCCTGCAATCGGTTGGGCATGGATGCCCGGAAGAGTCTGGTCACCTGCATGGGTTGAGTGGAGAGAAGACGACGTTAACATTGCCTGGTCTCCGATCCCTCCGAGTGTTTACATAGTTGCCAATGAGATTCCTGTTATTCCTGTTTATGAAGATACATATGTGATAGTTGAAAAAAGATATTTTGTTGAACCGGTCGTTTATAATTATATCTATACTGACAAAGAATATAAGAAGCTTTTAAAATCAATGAGAAGACCAAAAGGCGTGGTAATCGTAAATAATGTCATTGTTAACCAGGGACCGGCTGTGCTTGACATCGAAAGATATCACGGAAGCAGTATCGGTGTTGTAAAGGTTCATAAAGTTGATAACATAAGAGATATTCAATTTACGGGAACTGAATTAAGTGTATTTACACCACAATTCAGGAGAGTGAAAGCAAAGGGAAATCTGACTTATAATCATTTTCCACCGAAAAAATATACGAAGTATGATGAAACTTCGCTAAGGAATGAGAACCAAAAAAGAATAGAGAGCGCATCAAAGAATAATAAGTCAGATAAGAATTTTGATAAAAACAAGAATGACAATGCCGGTAGAAATGAAAAAATAAACAAAAATGCATTTGAGAAAAAGAATGATAATTCAAAAGGCAACGATAAAAACAGAATAGACAATAAAAATAATAATAAAAAACGCGATGAGATAAAGAAAGAAAATAATAAAAAACAGCGGGATATTAATAAAGGTAATGACGGAAAACAGAATAGAAAAAGTAATGGTGTAAAAGAAAATAAAAAATCACGCGGCAACGATAATTCTAACGGCAAACAAGAACGCAAGCAGGAACGTAAAAACGACAGTAAAAAAAGTAATGATAAGAAGCGAAGCTATTATGATGACGAAAGTAATTATAATGTAAAAAACACAAGAAACGGTAAAACATAA
- a CDS encoding efflux RND transporter periplasmic adaptor subunit, producing MKKLIILYTIISIFIFSSCNKNKSENEEQKLEPVAYTLYAKKSELFVEFKPLVVGETSRFAAHVTIIGELFTPMTEGKVKVSVTDNGSSVANAPSPPGIFRPEITPTTAGTNFKITFEIEARDFTDIITIDNITVYPDFQTALADQPEEAEGNDITYLKEQAWKVEFANKEIKKQTFYYTIKTTGQILTPPSEEAIISAKSGGIVNYNGNYITGMNVVKGENLFTVSGSNLNEENINTKIIEAKSNYERAKADYERALELNKDKIVSDREFLAIKNTYEIASEVYNSLTYNYSSAGVRVFTPISGYLRTLNVRQGEYVQPGQTLATITQNLKLILKADLSQKYIDVINEIRSANFKTPDGRTYDTESLNGKSIVYGKNTGQDNLLLPINFEIDYRQDLIPGTFVEVFLKTNRLPDVLVIPVSSLIEEQGIFYVFVQTGGESFQKREVTLGESDGLNVQVLSGIEEGERVVTKGAYQIKLASMSGSLPAHGHEH from the coding sequence ATGAAGAAGCTTATAATATTATATACGATTATATCTATATTTATTTTTTCAAGTTGTAATAAAAACAAAAGCGAGAATGAAGAGCAAAAACTCGAACCTGTTGCTTATACATTATACGCAAAAAAAAGCGAACTTTTTGTAGAGTTTAAGCCCTTAGTAGTTGGCGAGACTTCACGCTTTGCGGCTCACGTAACAATTATAGGTGAACTATTTACACCTATGACTGAAGGAAAAGTTAAGGTAAGCGTTACGGATAACGGCTCGTCGGTTGCCAATGCTCCAAGTCCGCCCGGTATATTCCGTCCTGAAATAACACCCACAACCGCAGGCACTAATTTCAAAATTACTTTTGAAATAGAGGCACGGGATTTTACCGATATTATTACCATAGACAACATCACCGTTTATCCCGACTTTCAAACTGCGCTTGCCGACCAGCCTGAAGAAGCGGAAGGAAACGACATAACTTATTTAAAAGAACAGGCATGGAAAGTCGAGTTTGCAAATAAAGAAATTAAGAAGCAAACTTTTTATTACACAATAAAAACGACGGGGCAGATATTAACGCCGCCAAGTGAGGAAGCGATCATTTCGGCAAAATCAGGAGGCATTGTCAATTACAATGGCAACTATATTACGGGAATGAATGTCGTAAAAGGTGAAAATCTTTTTACTGTTTCAGGAAGTAATCTGAATGAAGAAAACATTAATACTAAAATCATTGAAGCTAAATCTAATTATGAGCGGGCGAAGGCAGATTATGAACGGGCATTAGAATTGAATAAAGATAAAATTGTATCAGATAGAGAATTTTTAGCAATTAAAAATACTTATGAGATAGCAAGCGAAGTGTATAATTCGCTTACTTATAATTACAGTAGCGCGGGTGTACGAGTTTTTACTCCAATTAGCGGTTATTTACGGACACTCAATGTCAGACAAGGTGAATATGTTCAACCCGGTCAGACACTTGCAACAATTACTCAAAACTTGAAGCTTATTTTAAAAGCCGATCTGTCTCAAAAGTATATTGACGTTATAAATGAAATACGCTCGGCTAATTTCAAAACACCGGATGGAAGAACATATGACACGGAATCGTTAAACGGCAAATCAATTGTATATGGCAAAAACACAGGACAGGATAATTTGCTTCTTCCGATAAATTTTGAAATTGATTACAGGCAAGACTTAATTCCCGGAACATTTGTCGAAGTTTTCTTAAAAACAAACAGACTGCCCGATGTTTTAGTTATTCCTGTTTCCTCACTTATAGAAGAACAAGGGATATTTTATGTCTTTGTACAGACAGGGGGCGAGAGCTTTCAAAAAAGGGAAGTAACACTCGGAGAGTCGGACGGACTTAATGTACAAGTATTGTCAGGAATAGAAGAAGGTGAGCGAGTAGTTACGAAAGGTGCATATCAGATCAAGCTTGCATCTATGTCGGGAAGCTTGCCGGCGCACGGACACGAACATTAA